Proteins encoded together in one Cicer arietinum cultivar CDC Frontier isolate Library 1 chromosome 4, Cicar.CDCFrontier_v2.0, whole genome shotgun sequence window:
- the LOC101507271 gene encoding uncharacterized protein isoform X4, with amino-acid sequence MLLTCSSSSKQQASPSSSAEDFQGFLNDLQDWEISTKNKAPKTKSHKENSGRSVGVENGSRGDTISFDHAKKSAAQYDFSRNNDLLSRVTSSFASEDVPDAASEKDLGNEFFKQKKFKEAIDCYSRSIALSPTAVAYANRAMARIKLRRFQEAEDDCTEALNLDDRYIKAYSRRATARKELGKNKESMEDAEFALRLEPNNQEVKKQYADAKSLYEKEIVHKTSKALRNTVQKLGKSETKVNGSSSIQSVSHDTQKSGSAEVHHRTKGNECQIPAIESVLMEEIDNKDTKSGSRTQGQAGNGSKEGYSASNSLEQVKRNHRTRKPEMKASVQQLASQAASRAMADAAKNITPPTTAYQFEVSWRGFAGDCALQACLLKAMSPHELPKIFKNALSSTLLIEIIKCVASFFAEDVDLVVSYMDNLTKVPRFDVIVMCLPSAAKDDLRKIWNEVFCSEATPMEYAEILGSLRSKFYLG; translated from the exons gaTTTTCAGGGATTCTTAAACGACTTGCAGGATTGGGAAATTTCTACAAAGAATAAAGCACCAAAAACGAAGTCACATAAGGAAAAT AGTGGTAGATCAGTGGGTGTGGAGAATGGATCAAGAGGAGATACTATTTCTTTTGATCATGCGAAAAAATCTGCAGCACAGTATGATTTTTCAAGAAATAATGATCTGTTGAGTCGTGTGACTAGTAGTTTTGCTTCTGAAGATGTTCCCGACGCTGCTTCTGAGAAAGACCTG GGTAATGAGTTTTTCAAACAGAAGAAGTTTAAGGAAGCTATTGATTGCTATTCAAGGAGCATTGCCTTATCACCAACTGCTGTAGCCTATGCAAATAGGGCAATGGCCCGTATAAAGCTAAGGAG ATTTCAAGAGGCTGAGGATGACTGTACAGAGGCATTAAATCTCGACGATCGTTACATAAAAGCATATTCACGGCGAGCAACAGCTAGAAAAGAACTTGGGAAAAATAAAGAATCTATGGAGG ATGCCGAGTTTGCCTTGAGGTTGGAACCTAACAATCAAGAAGTCAAGAAACAGTATGCTGATGCTAAGTCGCTGTACGAGAAA GAAATTGTACATAAAACATCTAAAGCACTAAGAAATACTGTACAAAAATTGGGAAAGTCTGAGACAAAAGTTAATGGAAGCAGCAGCATTCAATCTGTTTCACATGATACTCAAAAGTCAGGGTCAGCTGAAGTTCATCATCGAACTAAG GGTAATGAGTGCCAAATTCCTGCTATAGAATCAGTCTTAATGGAGGAGATCGATAATAAGGATACAAAATCCGGAAGCAGGACTCAAGGACAAGCTGGCAATGGTTCTAAGGAAGGTTATAGTGCAAGTAACAGCTTGGAGCAGGTTAAG AGAAATCACAGAACTAGAAAACCAGAAATGAAAGCATCTGTTCAACAGCTTGCTTCTCAAGCTGCGTCTCGAGCCATGGCTGATGCTGCAAAAAACATAACGCCACCAACCACAGCTTATCAGTTTGAGGTCTCTTGGAGAGGGTTTGCAGGTGATTGTGCTTTGCAGGCTTGTCTATTGAAG GCAATGTCTCCCCATGAATTAccgaaaatattcaaaaatgcCTTATCTTCTACCCTGCTAATTGAGATTATCAAGTGTGTTGCATCCTTTTTCGC TGAAGACGTGGATCTAGTTGTCAGTTATATGGATAATTTGACCAAGGTACCGAGGTTTGATGTGATCGTAATGTGCCTTCCATCAGCAGCTAAGGATG ATTTGCGCAAGATCTGGAATGAAGTGTTCTGTAGCGAGGCAACTCCGATGGAATATGCCGAGATTCTGGGCAGCCTACGATCCAAATTCTACCTTGGATAG
- the LOC101507271 gene encoding uncharacterized protein isoform X3, which translates to MLLTCSSSSKQQASPSSSAEDFQGFLNDLQDWEISTKNKAPKTKSHKENGSSSQSGRSVGVENGSRGDTISFDHAKKSAAQYDFSRNNDLLSRVTSSFASEDVPDAASEKDLGNEFFKQKKFKEAIDCYSRSIALSPTAVAYANRAMARIKLRRFQEAEDDCTEALNLDDRYIKAYSRRATARKELGKNKESMEDAEFALRLEPNNQEVKKQYADAKSLYEKEIVHKTSKALRNTVQKLGKSETKVNGSSSIQSVSHDTQKSGSAEVHHRTKGNECQIPAIESVLMEEIDNKDTKSGSRTQGQAGNGSKEGYSASNSLEQRNHRTRKPEMKASVQQLASQAASRAMADAAKNITPPTTAYQFEVSWRGFAGDCALQACLLKAMSPHELPKIFKNALSSTLLIEIIKCVASFFAEDVDLVVSYMDNLTKVPRFDVIVMCLPSAAKDDLRKIWNEVFCSEATPMEYAEILGSLRSKFYLG; encoded by the exons gaTTTTCAGGGATTCTTAAACGACTTGCAGGATTGGGAAATTTCTACAAAGAATAAAGCACCAAAAACGAAGTCACATAAGGAAAAT GGTTCATCTTCCCAGAGTGGTAGATCAGTGGGTGTGGAGAATGGATCAAGAGGAGATACTATTTCTTTTGATCATGCGAAAAAATCTGCAGCACAGTATGATTTTTCAAGAAATAATGATCTGTTGAGTCGTGTGACTAGTAGTTTTGCTTCTGAAGATGTTCCCGACGCTGCTTCTGAGAAAGACCTG GGTAATGAGTTTTTCAAACAGAAGAAGTTTAAGGAAGCTATTGATTGCTATTCAAGGAGCATTGCCTTATCACCAACTGCTGTAGCCTATGCAAATAGGGCAATGGCCCGTATAAAGCTAAGGAG ATTTCAAGAGGCTGAGGATGACTGTACAGAGGCATTAAATCTCGACGATCGTTACATAAAAGCATATTCACGGCGAGCAACAGCTAGAAAAGAACTTGGGAAAAATAAAGAATCTATGGAGG ATGCCGAGTTTGCCTTGAGGTTGGAACCTAACAATCAAGAAGTCAAGAAACAGTATGCTGATGCTAAGTCGCTGTACGAGAAA GAAATTGTACATAAAACATCTAAAGCACTAAGAAATACTGTACAAAAATTGGGAAAGTCTGAGACAAAAGTTAATGGAAGCAGCAGCATTCAATCTGTTTCACATGATACTCAAAAGTCAGGGTCAGCTGAAGTTCATCATCGAACTAAG GGTAATGAGTGCCAAATTCCTGCTATAGAATCAGTCTTAATGGAGGAGATCGATAATAAGGATACAAAATCCGGAAGCAGGACTCAAGGACAAGCTGGCAATGGTTCTAAGGAAGGTTATAGTGCAAGTAACAGCTTGGAGCAG AGAAATCACAGAACTAGAAAACCAGAAATGAAAGCATCTGTTCAACAGCTTGCTTCTCAAGCTGCGTCTCGAGCCATGGCTGATGCTGCAAAAAACATAACGCCACCAACCACAGCTTATCAGTTTGAGGTCTCTTGGAGAGGGTTTGCAGGTGATTGTGCTTTGCAGGCTTGTCTATTGAAG GCAATGTCTCCCCATGAATTAccgaaaatattcaaaaatgcCTTATCTTCTACCCTGCTAATTGAGATTATCAAGTGTGTTGCATCCTTTTTCGC TGAAGACGTGGATCTAGTTGTCAGTTATATGGATAATTTGACCAAGGTACCGAGGTTTGATGTGATCGTAATGTGCCTTCCATCAGCAGCTAAGGATG ATTTGCGCAAGATCTGGAATGAAGTGTTCTGTAGCGAGGCAACTCCGATGGAATATGCCGAGATTCTGGGCAGCCTACGATCCAAATTCTACCTTGGATAG
- the LOC101507271 gene encoding uncharacterized protein isoform X8: MDFQGFLNDLQDWEISTKNKAPKTKSHKENSGRSVGVENGSRGDTISFDHAKKSAAQYDFSRNNDLLSRVTSSFASEDVPDAASEKDLGNEFFKQKKFKEAIDCYSRSIALSPTAVAYANRAMARIKLRRFQEAEDDCTEALNLDDRYIKAYSRRATARKELGKNKESMEDAEFALRLEPNNQEVKKQYADAKSLYEKEIVHKTSKALRNTVQKLGKSETKVNGSSSIQSVSHDTQKSGSAEVHHRTKGNECQIPAIESVLMEEIDNKDTKSGSRTQGQAGNGSKEGYSASNSLEQVKRNHRTRKPEMKASVQQLASQAASRAMADAAKNITPPTTAYQFEVSWRGFAGDCALQACLLKAMSPHELPKIFKNALSSTLLIEIIKCVASFFAEDVDLVVSYMDNLTKVPRFDVIVMCLPSAAKDDLRKIWNEVFCSEATPMEYAEILGSLRSKFYLG, translated from the exons ATG gaTTTTCAGGGATTCTTAAACGACTTGCAGGATTGGGAAATTTCTACAAAGAATAAAGCACCAAAAACGAAGTCACATAAGGAAAAT AGTGGTAGATCAGTGGGTGTGGAGAATGGATCAAGAGGAGATACTATTTCTTTTGATCATGCGAAAAAATCTGCAGCACAGTATGATTTTTCAAGAAATAATGATCTGTTGAGTCGTGTGACTAGTAGTTTTGCTTCTGAAGATGTTCCCGACGCTGCTTCTGAGAAAGACCTG GGTAATGAGTTTTTCAAACAGAAGAAGTTTAAGGAAGCTATTGATTGCTATTCAAGGAGCATTGCCTTATCACCAACTGCTGTAGCCTATGCAAATAGGGCAATGGCCCGTATAAAGCTAAGGAG ATTTCAAGAGGCTGAGGATGACTGTACAGAGGCATTAAATCTCGACGATCGTTACATAAAAGCATATTCACGGCGAGCAACAGCTAGAAAAGAACTTGGGAAAAATAAAGAATCTATGGAGG ATGCCGAGTTTGCCTTGAGGTTGGAACCTAACAATCAAGAAGTCAAGAAACAGTATGCTGATGCTAAGTCGCTGTACGAGAAA GAAATTGTACATAAAACATCTAAAGCACTAAGAAATACTGTACAAAAATTGGGAAAGTCTGAGACAAAAGTTAATGGAAGCAGCAGCATTCAATCTGTTTCACATGATACTCAAAAGTCAGGGTCAGCTGAAGTTCATCATCGAACTAAG GGTAATGAGTGCCAAATTCCTGCTATAGAATCAGTCTTAATGGAGGAGATCGATAATAAGGATACAAAATCCGGAAGCAGGACTCAAGGACAAGCTGGCAATGGTTCTAAGGAAGGTTATAGTGCAAGTAACAGCTTGGAGCAGGTTAAG AGAAATCACAGAACTAGAAAACCAGAAATGAAAGCATCTGTTCAACAGCTTGCTTCTCAAGCTGCGTCTCGAGCCATGGCTGATGCTGCAAAAAACATAACGCCACCAACCACAGCTTATCAGTTTGAGGTCTCTTGGAGAGGGTTTGCAGGTGATTGTGCTTTGCAGGCTTGTCTATTGAAG GCAATGTCTCCCCATGAATTAccgaaaatattcaaaaatgcCTTATCTTCTACCCTGCTAATTGAGATTATCAAGTGTGTTGCATCCTTTTTCGC TGAAGACGTGGATCTAGTTGTCAGTTATATGGATAATTTGACCAAGGTACCGAGGTTTGATGTGATCGTAATGTGCCTTCCATCAGCAGCTAAGGATG ATTTGCGCAAGATCTGGAATGAAGTGTTCTGTAGCGAGGCAACTCCGATGGAATATGCCGAGATTCTGGGCAGCCTACGATCCAAATTCTACCTTGGATAG
- the LOC101507271 gene encoding uncharacterized protein isoform X6 — MDFQGFLNDLQDWEISTKNKAPKTKSHKENGSSSQSGRSVGVENGSRGDTISFDHAKKSAAQYDFSRNNDLLSRVTSSFASEDVPDAASEKDLGNEFFKQKKFKEAIDCYSRSIALSPTAVAYANRAMARIKLRRFQEAEDDCTEALNLDDRYIKAYSRRATARKELGKNKESMEDAEFALRLEPNNQEVKKQYADAKSLYEKEIVHKTSKALRNTVQKLGKSETKVNGSSSIQSVSHDTQKSGSAEVHHRTKGNECQIPAIESVLMEEIDNKDTKSGSRTQGQAGNGSKEGYSASNSLEQVKRNHRTRKPEMKASVQQLASQAASRAMADAAKNITPPTTAYQFEVSWRGFAGDCALQACLLKAMSPHELPKIFKNALSSTLLIEIIKCVASFFAEDVDLVVSYMDNLTKVPRFDVIVMCLPSAAKDDLRKIWNEVFCSEATPMEYAEILGSLRSKFYLG; from the exons ATG gaTTTTCAGGGATTCTTAAACGACTTGCAGGATTGGGAAATTTCTACAAAGAATAAAGCACCAAAAACGAAGTCACATAAGGAAAAT GGTTCATCTTCCCAGAGTGGTAGATCAGTGGGTGTGGAGAATGGATCAAGAGGAGATACTATTTCTTTTGATCATGCGAAAAAATCTGCAGCACAGTATGATTTTTCAAGAAATAATGATCTGTTGAGTCGTGTGACTAGTAGTTTTGCTTCTGAAGATGTTCCCGACGCTGCTTCTGAGAAAGACCTG GGTAATGAGTTTTTCAAACAGAAGAAGTTTAAGGAAGCTATTGATTGCTATTCAAGGAGCATTGCCTTATCACCAACTGCTGTAGCCTATGCAAATAGGGCAATGGCCCGTATAAAGCTAAGGAG ATTTCAAGAGGCTGAGGATGACTGTACAGAGGCATTAAATCTCGACGATCGTTACATAAAAGCATATTCACGGCGAGCAACAGCTAGAAAAGAACTTGGGAAAAATAAAGAATCTATGGAGG ATGCCGAGTTTGCCTTGAGGTTGGAACCTAACAATCAAGAAGTCAAGAAACAGTATGCTGATGCTAAGTCGCTGTACGAGAAA GAAATTGTACATAAAACATCTAAAGCACTAAGAAATACTGTACAAAAATTGGGAAAGTCTGAGACAAAAGTTAATGGAAGCAGCAGCATTCAATCTGTTTCACATGATACTCAAAAGTCAGGGTCAGCTGAAGTTCATCATCGAACTAAG GGTAATGAGTGCCAAATTCCTGCTATAGAATCAGTCTTAATGGAGGAGATCGATAATAAGGATACAAAATCCGGAAGCAGGACTCAAGGACAAGCTGGCAATGGTTCTAAGGAAGGTTATAGTGCAAGTAACAGCTTGGAGCAGGTTAAG AGAAATCACAGAACTAGAAAACCAGAAATGAAAGCATCTGTTCAACAGCTTGCTTCTCAAGCTGCGTCTCGAGCCATGGCTGATGCTGCAAAAAACATAACGCCACCAACCACAGCTTATCAGTTTGAGGTCTCTTGGAGAGGGTTTGCAGGTGATTGTGCTTTGCAGGCTTGTCTATTGAAG GCAATGTCTCCCCATGAATTAccgaaaatattcaaaaatgcCTTATCTTCTACCCTGCTAATTGAGATTATCAAGTGTGTTGCATCCTTTTTCGC TGAAGACGTGGATCTAGTTGTCAGTTATATGGATAATTTGACCAAGGTACCGAGGTTTGATGTGATCGTAATGTGCCTTCCATCAGCAGCTAAGGATG ATTTGCGCAAGATCTGGAATGAAGTGTTCTGTAGCGAGGCAACTCCGATGGAATATGCCGAGATTCTGGGCAGCCTACGATCCAAATTCTACCTTGGATAG